A window of Lacibacter sediminis contains these coding sequences:
- a CDS encoding RidA family protein, whose translation MKKIYPESMPTPKGYYSPAIVHNGTVYVSGQLAINEKGEPQIGSIEDEVRQCMKNIETILKASGSSLHHILKVNVFIADISNWPKFNQVFAEIMGEHKPARIVVPCNQLNYGCGIEIDCIAATAE comes from the coding sequence ATGAAAAAGATTTATCCCGAATCAATGCCCACACCAAAGGGCTACTACTCTCCTGCTATTGTGCATAATGGCACTGTGTATGTAAGCGGACAATTAGCGATCAATGAAAAAGGCGAACCGCAAATTGGAAGCATTGAAGATGAAGTGCGGCAGTGCATGAAGAATATCGAAACAATTCTGAAAGCAAGCGGCAGCAGTTTACATCACATCCTGAAAGTAAATGTATTTATTGCCGACATCAGCAACTGGCCAAAATTCAACCAGGTTTTTGCTGAGATCATGGGCGAACATAAACCTGCACGTATTGTTGTGCCCTGCAACCAACTGAACTATGGTTGTGGTATTGAAATAGATTGTATTGCAGCAACAGCAGAATAA